The following is a genomic window from Choloepus didactylus isolate mChoDid1 chromosome 5, mChoDid1.pri, whole genome shotgun sequence.
CAGATATCCCTTAATATGCAGCCACAGCAAGGAGATCCAGGAGAAAGGAAACAGCTAGTAACAACTACGGTACAGTTCGTGGTGAACAGGGCTGATCCAAGCTTTAGCCTGAGCAACTCTGGTGGGGGAGCGCTAATAGGAAAATGAGGGCTTCCTGCCTTGGTGGTGACTGCGGTGGGGGCCGTGGCCCCTGGCTTGTCTTATCTTtggcatcttttcctttgtggaggctcaatttattttatcttttatttatttgttcattcattcattcattgctacGAGTAAGAAAGGGAGGTCTTAATTGGCCTTCCCATTCTAGAAGTGGTGGGGGTTGGGAGAGAGGTAGGTGGGTGATGGGTAAATTTACCCACTGCAGCACGGTGTCCTAGATTGGTGGAGGGAGGAACAGAAGGGGGTCCTGACCTACTGCTCCCACCACAAACTGCAAGTAGCTCCTCCAGGATCCCCAGTCCTGTCTCTGAGCACGTGACCCATTTCAAGGGCATCAAGGAGCCTCCTCCCTCTGTGTTCTCACCGGTTCTTCCAGTGCTGCTCTTCCTTTGTAAAGAAGCCCCGGAAAGTTGAATTCCTCATTCAATCCTGGTCCGCCGGCGCCCTCTGTTGATCATCTAGGAAAAAGGCGCGCAGACCAGATTAGAGACCCGCGTACCGTAGCAGACAGACCCACTCGAGTGGGTCAGCTTCGACCGTGTACATTGTGCCTTCCGATTTATCCTCCAGTGCAAAATGTTTAGACTGCACAGAAGAGCAAGAATTCCAAACAGTCTCCACTCCAAGCTCTGGAGAGCAATTAATACAGGGATACAGAGTTGccttcaaaatatttagaaagataCTCACTATTGCCAATTTTAAGGACTGTTTGGTCATTAATTAAGCTTTCCTAGTGCCGCCtggctaattttttaaaaattttattcgtCGTGGATTTAAGCTCTGTCTGAAAAAGTAATTGAGAATACCTAAAACATGGACAGTTGTGACttaaaatctttgaaaaacaCTGCCTTAAGGACACTTTGCCAGCTGAAGATTTGAGATAAAGTAGCATGTATAAGTCGTAACTACTTTGAGAGACGAGctggttagaaaaaaaaaaaaaaaaaaaaaagccaaggccAGAAAGATGCGCATATTTAGAGGGTCCGAGGTGCGTGTGAACTGCCCTATGGGTATAGACCAAACACTATAGCTCTTGGATCTCCAGGACCCTCCGACATGAATAGGGTATTCGCATTTAGAAAAGTCCCAACACTTCCTTGACTAGAGGACTGAAATCTTGGAAAGCTTTGGAACCCGTCCGAGAGGGAGAAGAGGCAGATGTCAGTCACCCGACTCCAGCCCGCCGCTGGGGGACCTAACCCAGACCGCCGCGGAGTGGGGGGAGGCGGGGAGCGGCGGCTAGGGCTCCGGGCGCGCGCGTGGGGGAGCAGGTGCCCGGGCCGGGTCGCGCGCTCTGCCCTCCCAGAGGCGCGTCGACCCGGCAGCCCCCGGCGAGAAGGGCGGGGCCGTGCACATCTGGGAGCCTCGGGCCCCCGAGCCCGCGAGCCCGCCCGCCGCCCCGAGAACTCTCCGAGCCGCGTGCGCACCCGGCTGCTCTGCccgcgcccccccccccaacccgcCCCCGGGCGCGCCGTTCCGGGGCGTGTCCTCGGGCCGGCTTCTATATAGCGGCCTGCGGCCACCACCGCCCGGATACGAGCCCCGTGCTCAGGACGTGGCTGCCAGTGCCCGCCTCCGCAGCCTGTGTCTCGCCGGCCCCGGACCGCCGCCGCGCGCCCTCGCCCCCGGCCCCTCGGCCTCGCCCCGCGGAGGTCCGGCCAGCGCACCGAACCGGCGCCCTGCAGGCCATGGAGCGGGCACGCCCCGCGCTCTGGGCCGCGGCACTGATGGCGCTGTCGCTGCTGAGCGGTCCCCGGGCGACGCGAGCCGGCGTGGGCGCGGCGGGCACGGGCCCCGTGGTGCGCTGCGAGCCGTGCGACGCGCGCGCGTTGGAGCAGTGCGCGCCGCCGCCCCCCGCGCCCGCGTGCGCCGAGCTGGTGCGCGAACCGGGTTGCGGCTGCTGCTTGACGTGCGCGCTGCGCGAGGGCGAGCCGTGTGGCGTCTACACCGAGCGCTGCGGCGCCGGTCTCCGCTGCCAGCCGCCGCCCGGGGAGCCGCGCCCGCTGCAGGCACTGCTGGACGGCCGCGGGCTTTGCACCAACGCCAGCGCTGCCGGCCGCCTGCGCGCCTACCTGCTGCACGGAGCGGCCGCGTCAGGTGAGGCCAGACGGCAAGGTTGAGGAGGGGCAcgtcctctctcctccccaagCTTTGTAACGGGGGGAAAATGAGGTCCCGCGATGCGAAGGGGTTTCCCGAGGGGCGAGTACTGTAACTTCTTCGTGTTCTAAGTGGGGAGTGGTGGGAAATGGCAACGCGCTTtcagcaaaaaattagaaaagatctTCTCGGAGGAGGGCTGTAAATGGAAACACCCTCGACAAAGGAGATTTCTCCAGTCCTTTTTGTGCCACAAGAGCGCGGGTGAATTGGCGAGGACTTTGTAGGCGAACTCTTGAATGTGGTTTCCGTTTCCCAGAAAGTAGAAAcctggggggtgggaaggagaggggagtgAGGGTGGTGGCCAAGGGGCGAATTTGAAACCCAGAAGGTAAAGAGGCACCTTGTGGGAGATTGTACCCGTTttaagggaggagggggtggcggGAGAAGAACAGTTACACAGTCTAAGATCTGCAAAGCCTTTTCTCATCTTGGTCGGTCTTAAGGGCGAACCAGGTGGGTATCAGATATCGTTATccttttgtatttggaaaaacCGAGGATCAGAAAGAAATGCCCCAAGGTCTCCCAGAGGCAAGAAGTAGAGGGGGGCTTGAATCCCGTGTCCCAGGCTCAGGCGCGGGTCTTGGGTATCATCCCCCTTGTAAAGCCCCCACCGTCCCCAGCGTGGTCCCCAGACTCCCATTGTATGGGGAGAGAAGGAAGTTGGGATGAGCCCCTTAAGTATCCCCCTTCTTAATTCCGCTGGGTAAAAAATGAGGTCCAGTTTAAGGGAGTCCTAGGAGAGAAAAATATAGGTATAAATTTAGCAGTTACTCAAACTGCATCAGCCACTAGCAGGCAAACAGCGGCTCTGTTAAGGGCATCACATTGTTGGCTTTAAAAAAGACTCTTAAATGGAGTTGGCAGCTGTTCCTCTACATTTCAAGGGTGCTTAGCCAGCCTCTCTCGCTTAGTTATGTGAGGGAAAGTTCCGGCAGTGTCACATTGCACAGCTGAAGGCTGGAAGCAGTCTCCCACCACGATCACCACCGCCGGGCTAGAGGAAAGGTTCTGGGCAAGCCCCCACCTGGGGCCAGCAGGACAGACCGCCCCTTTATAATTCATACCTGCAGATTGCTTCTTTGGATTAAGGCTACTTCCTTGCAAAGCTTTATTTATGCCTGAGAAAGAGCATCCCTGGATTGGTGGAAAAGCAGAATTTCACTTGCCTAAAATATATACCAGCTCTAGAAGATTGTTAAAATTGCTAGCTGCTTTTGTGTCTCTGAGCAAAGTTTTGTCATTTGCTGCAGGTGGGACTTTATTTCTCTGGTGCATTTTGGGGGTACTCAGAAAGTGATCTTAAAAGTTTCTTCCTATGAATAGCATCATTTTTAGTTATAGTGTAATGGGCATTATGTCTAACACCATAATATAACTCTGTATTATGGGCTGATGTGCTTTATTGTAAGGTAAGAGATCTAAGTGACTTCTAAAATCCATTTGGAAGAAGGGTAAACTAATGTGATAGTCAAAAGGCACAGCTAACTGTTGCTTCTATGGGAATATTGAGCAGCCTGGGCTTTAGAAAGAAACCAGTGAAGTTTAAGAAATGACTCAGGGTTCTTGGGAAAAGAAATGCAGATGTGTTCTCCTGTGTGCCAGtaatcccttaaaaaaaaaaaaaaaaaaaaaagtaagggaaAGGAAATTGAAATCAATTTCTACCCATTAAGAACCTGCTATTCAGGCCCTGGGCTTCCCAGCGGACACAGCCCTTTGGGGAACTTTGCAGTTGGAGCTCATAGGACTTTTTTGCAGATGAGGATAGCAAGAtcaaagaggagaggagaggaacagGTTTTTCAGAAGTGCTAATCGGGGGGACCTGTCCATCATCCTCTATCCTGTTGCTCGGCATGTAGGTTTCCCGCCCCTCCTCCTGGCTCTGGTAGCCTTCTCAGAGTGAGGCATTCGCTCCTTCCCACAGCCTACAGCCTTGGCGGGCTTCCTGGCGGGCTTCCTGGTGAGCAGGTTGCCACCAGGACGGGTGTGTTCCCTGGGAGAGCAGGGAGCAGTTCAACCAGAGCAGGGCACGCCAGACCCTGGGCACAGGAGTGTCAGGAGCCATTGGGCGTCCCCAAGTCCCTCAATAGGAGGTAGACAGTAAGAACTGCTTGTTGGAGTAAAGAGAACTCGTATGACCTACCCAGTGATTGAAGCTGACGCCCCTTTGCAGTTGAATTGGGAGGTCAGCCTGCCCTGGGATCATCAGctctccctgtggccttcagGGGCATCGGGCAAGAGGTGGCTGGTACCCATGAGCATGCTCAGAGCAGAGACAGAGCAAGCAGAAGGGACCTTCCACTGCCCTCCCATAGCCACTCAGAGTttattcctggagaaggaatggAGTGAGAATTCTGGCTCTACGTCCAGCCATGCACATATCTAATAAATATACTAAAGCTCACAAGTAATTCTTTATTACAACACCAATGCCAGGTATGGGGCTTTCTTCACTGGGCGCATTCGATTCTAAAGGAGAGGTCTGCAGGAGCTGGCTTTTCTCCCCACCCAACCCCCTACCACCAGGAATGATAGCTCTCGGGCACATAGAAGATGTTGTGTGCAGCTTTCCATGTGCTCAGGTGCCCACTGAGCAGGAAAATTCAGTTTGCAGGTTCTGTGCAGGTAGTCTAGATCTGCCAGTCCCTGCACGGAAGTTGAGTTTCAAAGATGTGACAGCGAGATCCGTAGCACAAACCACCAAGGATGCCAGGGTGACTCTGGTATGTGTGGCAGGACACTTTGCTGTTGGATGAGAATTCCATTTCTCCACGGGAGCCTATTTTCCCTAAGACGGTGCTTGTCAACCTTGAGGGGGCATCAGAATCCACACACACCCCCGAGGGCTGGTTAAACGCCCATGTGGCCGGGTTTACCCCCAGCCTTTCCGATTTAGTAGATCCAGGATGGGGAGAAGAAGGTGCATTTCTCCCGATTCCCAGGCAATGCGGATTGGAGGATTCCGCTTTGAGTAGCATCATGGATTTCTGCCTCAAGGCGGCAGGAGCCTTCCATGGCTCGCGTCCACCCTCTGCTGGTGGGGAGGTGAAGGTCATGTTGCATTGACTATCTTGGAAAACTTGAAAGCTAAGAACCTGAAAAGCCTTTTCGTACCTTCTTTAGTTGCACTTGTGCAGTAAAATCACGTGAGAGATTTAATTTTACCAAGATGGCTTTTTGAAGTCAAGTGACTACTGTATAACTGCTACTATTATGGAGTAATACTTCTTttagtttgttgaagttgccaaaatgcaacataccagaaatgggttggcttttacaatggggatttatgaacttgcaagtttacagttctgaggctgtgaaaatgtccaaatcaaggcatcaacagactGGGTtgtctccctgaagaccagctaccggCGATcctcaaggcacatggcggtgtctgctgctctctcccttctctcctgggtttctttgcttccagcttctggctgtggcttcctctctatttctttggttttctctgctttctgtgtgtcctctcttaacttctctggcttttttctctcagcttctctgtgtgctctgaatttcatctcttataaaggaatccagtaagaggattaagacccaccttgagcaactgaaacaacctaatcaaaaggtcccacccacaataggtccacacccacaggaatggattagctttatgAACacaatcttttctggggtacatacagcttcaaaccccTCACAATACTTTatcaaggttttttgttttttgttttttgtttttttaaaaaaaagctatttgaAATTGTTAAATAACATTTCCAATTAAGATGTGACTCGGTTACAAAAGTAATTTTCAAAAAGACTCCCGTACTGCTCGGTGTTGGCAGCGGTGATCTCACTTGtttgtctctttctccctcatGCTCTTCAAGGTAATGCCAGTGAGTCGGAGGAGGATCAGGCTGCAGGGAGCTTGGAGAATCAGTCCCTCCTGAATACCCACCGGGTGCCAGACGCCAAATTCCATCCCCTGCACACCAAGGTGGACGTCATCAAGAAAGGGCATGCCAAGGACAGCCAGCGCTACAAGGTGGACTACGAATCTCAGAGCACCGACACCCAGAACTTCTCCTCTGAGTCCAAACGGGAGATGGAATATGTGAGAACCTTTCTGCTTGTTAGGGAAGGGGTTGGTGCAAGGAACTACCAGGCCTGGGGGCTTCAGATATCACCTAGGACagtagggttttgtttttttttttaaacatagtgTAATTCGTTATTCAAGAGACTATTACTCAAGAGCCCAATTGTTCCAGTTGATTCAGTGGGGAGCTGCTAGAATCCCCCGTTATCCCACCTCTTCCCCATCCAGCTGCATCCTTTCCTCTCCCCTCATTGTTTAACGAATATTGGCCCTTTCCCATCTCAGAAAGTTTTATGAAGATCAAAGTGAAATAACAACTTATAAAAGCCCATCATATGCTCTAAAAGATTCCACACATATAGAGAAATATTCTTATAAAGATGCTTTTATTTAAGTCCCTTGGTCTTCAAAGTTCTGTGTCTTATTCCGGGGATATCCCAGGTTCCGGGGATATCCCAAAAGGTGGCGGGGCAATTGTTAGCCCTCTTGTGGAACATCCCTGCTAAGTCAGGCGAAAGGTATGGGAGGGGTTGATTGCAGGTTTCCCTCGTGATGGTTCTTTGCGCACTGAGCGATTTCTGGAACGTGTGATTCCCGAGTAATCCCGTGCCCGCCGTCATCTGACATCCCTTCCTCCGTAGGGCCCTTGCCGCAGAGAAATGGAAGATACCTTGAACCACCTGAAGTTCCTCAACGTTCTGAGCCCCAGAGGCATTCACATCCCAAACTGCGACAAGAAGGGGTTCTATAAGAAAAAGCAGGCGAGTAGTTCCCTCCACGTGtccccctgcaccccaccctgcGTCACTGATCCCGGGAAGGTCTGCTCAGAGCTCTCGACTCCAAGCTCCTGGCAGCCCAGGTTTGGTGCTGCTCGGGACACCCAGTCCGTTTCGGGTCAGACAAAGAGCAGCTCGGCTTGGGGCTCTAAGGGACGCTGGATGGACATGATTCTACCCTGAGTGCCATCTGTCCTATTGCTCCCGAGCATTCATCAAGCGAGGGGCTGCCTGGGGAGCCCTGGGTAAGCCCTAAAGGGGCACGCACGCCCTTCTGTTATCACAATGCTGCAGGTTGATGTGTTGAATGATAACTATCGTAAAGAATTCCCAAGCGGTGTGACCTGAGGACATAGGACAGAAAGCTTACCCGAAAGTCCCTCAGAGGTCCAATATCTTCCAGAGAGTGAGCACGCTAGAAAGGAGCAGATATTGAAGATGTGCTTATTTTAAGCCTTGATAGGATCTCTTTATAGATGATCTAGTGTGGCAATACTCCAACCAGCTTCCTAATTTGGCAGTTCATGCCAGGGGAACTGTAGACTTAGCCAGAAGAACAGCTAGTTAAGCAAGTCTGGCCACAGTTTAGCCGTGCCCATGTGTTCTTAGTAATGGCTGCGGTCAGAGTCTGCGTCTTCTTCACTGgccattcatctcttttgcctcttTGTCACACCTTAGTTTCCTATCAGGCATTTATTTAGCAAACTCATACAGACCACTGAGCGTGCATAAGGCTTTCTCTAAGAGACACAGAAATGATTCACTGTAGACTCTGTGGGTCTCGTATGCAGAGGAGACATATTCACCCATTCATTTGGCAGACCCCAGGGTCCCGCTCAACTCTGTAGGTTGCTGTGAATTATTCAGAAGGGAGTAAAATGGCAGTGACTTCTGCCTTCCAAAGACCTTAAACCTCACACATACTTACACACTCATGCATGCTTATGTGTGCACAGACATGCatacatatgtgcacacatgcatgcacacacatgaacACGTGCATATGCTTGTACACACACGTGCACGTGCATACACATTTACACACATGAACGTACACATGCAAATGTACAcccatgcacatgcacatacatgtacacacacatacacgtgcaTATGTGGTTCTTAAATAGTCCTGGTCTTTCATTGTGCATTTTCAAGGCAGCAGAGATCATGTTGGAAAAATCATATGGACTTAACCCTTTGCCCCTGTTACCCTGAGCTCGCAGGAGATATTTACATCTTGGTCCTCTGTGCTCTGTCCACAGTGCCGCCCCTCCAAAGGCAGAAAGCGGGGCTTCTGCTGGTGTGTGGATAAGTACGGGCAGCCTCTGCCTGGCTACGATGCCAAGGGGAAAGGTGACGTCCACTGCTATACCCTGGAGAGCAAGTAGACACCTGGGGCGGCCGCCCGGAGTCTGCCTGGCGACGTAAGCCCTCCGAGACCTGTGGGCTGGCGAAAGGGGATGTGATGTCCCTGTTTAACAGTGGGGTGGGATAAGAGGGAGGATCAGGAGAGGCTCAGGCTTCCCCAGCCACTGCCCCTCCCCGCCCAGGCCTGCTACCAGGGGTCTGCAGCAAGGACCCCAGGACACATCCTTCCAAGAGGGTCAGGGCCTCTCCACCAGCTAAGCAAATCAGCAGAGGAAAACTTGCCTGCAGCCAACTCAATCTCAAAGACACCTGGCTTTATGTGAAAGAGCCAAGACCATGTCAACagacatgcatgtacacacactcTGTAAAGATAGTACAGGTGAAGCTTTTTCCATGCAAGTCTGACAGTCACTCATCTGCACAGGTAAAATGTCTTAATCCAGAGGAACTTGTTACAGAGGCATGTTTCTAAACTAAAATATGTGGCtactttttttctgtattatgACTCTTCTGACAGTCTgtgattaatataattttaataaagtttatttgaatctaaaatgaaaatgcaatgtTACACCATCATTGTGGAGAATGCTATCCTAttcagtatttcttttcttttcataaataaGGGAGctataaaaaaatgaatcaatgtatATCCCCTCACTTTCTCAAGACAAATTtaacaaacagaagaaattttcagttttagttataagatttttttttccattgcaaGTTGCAACAAAATAATTGTAATTCTAGGGGGACTCTTTTTTGATAATGAACACTGACTGCATATGTCTCACAGTCCTGTTTGCCTTGTTTAAAATTTTAGACTGATATCCTCACTCATCTGTATCCACACATCACTTTACCAGATTATCCCAGGGCAGAAAATTGaaaccttttgatttttttttggtctatttcaatatctttctttttcttctccttttagtTAATGTGGAACTCAAATACGCCTTATTTTGCACAAAAGACTGCCAAGAACATGATCTGCAGCTGGCTACAGCctcaatttatatttctttctgtggtgaattgattttttttgttttccaaaccaAAGTTTAGAAAGAGATTTTTGAAATGTCTATGGTTCTTTCAAACGGTAAACTTAAGCATCTTTCCACTTGCCAGTAGTAAACGAAAAGCAGTTTGGTTTTTCCTGTTGCTTCAATGTAAAAATATGTGCAGACTTCAACTCAAGGGCCGGTAGACTTCATGACTTCATACCCTTCCAGATTCCCCACTGCACAGCCACGGAAGCAGCTGACCCTCTGCCTGATTTATCCCTTAGTAGCTGGTGCTTGCTGATACGGAAGGGACACTTCCATCTCCACTCGCTGTGAATCGAGCACAGACCTCACCAAGAATAGTAAATCACATCATTGCTCATTGTCTGGTCAGCTGGACGTGCTCTCCTGTGATTTGGTGATATCATCTTTGAAGCAAGGGTCCTTCAaccaagaaaatatttcatagcTTCAAGTGACATGACCTTCGTGGGAAAAATCAGGATATGGTGGAGTCTTGCttgataaaacaaatatatatatatattaaaatgacCCAGAATGTTTTAGGGAGCTCCGGAAACCCACAAAAGCAGGTATTTCTGACCCTCCTTGTCAGACAGCTTCCCACAGACTTGACACAGACGAGGGGCTCGGCAAGGGACAGCCTTCCATCTTCAGAGGCTTTGCAAATAACGGGATTCTTCCCAGCTCTGCAGAGGAGAAACTGGATGGATTCCAGTTCAACAACTCAAGACAGTTTAAGTTGGAGGATAAGCTCTTTAAAGgcaaaggaggtttatttgcaTCTGCCATCTTTTGTCATTGGTACCATATAAACAGGAAAGACTTAGGGCTTGTCGGGGAGCTTTGTCAGGGACACATAGAGAATTGTTTGTGTTTGTCGATTTTGGAATAGTTCCCCTACTTTCCTTTACAGTCCACACATATATGCAGAGAAGATgcgttttttaaaattttttgacattttatataatatagTCCAACTATAATAGGGATTTATACTAGATAAGCCTAGATGAAATGTTAGAGATGCTAGATGATGAAAATACGGCCACAGTGGAGGACGAGGGTCTGTGCACAGAGGAAATGCCACACTTGGAGGCCAATGTCTTCTGTGTAGCAGTAATGTTGGTTCCAACAAAATGAAGTCTTGTTCAGTGAGGAATGAGGAGATGTGGCCTCCACATGGCCCCAATCCCCACGGGTGGGCTCCCCCTGCACAGAGATCTCCTTGGGAAAGCAAAGGACTCTCAAGACATTCTGCCTACctattgccttttatttttttaattacatttttgaagaaaaaaggtATTTTTGAAAAGTTTAAGTCTTGCAATGTAtttataaatagtaaataaactttttaccataaaaaaaaaatctctttccttttgttgttgaccACTTCCGGGTTTTGTATCACTAATTAAATGATCCCGAGACAGTAGAATATTGCAAGTATAATAAAAACCTTCATAAGAGGAAATGAATTTTCCCTGTTTCCATCtctatcaaaacaaaacaaaacaaaatcaagctGGTTAGTTCCAGAGGGCTTTGTTGACTTTCCGGGCAGGCATTGGGTGCCACTCATGATGGACCTCCAATTCTACTAGGCTGTCGTGTTGGCCCTGTCACGtcacagtgtgtggacagatgtgaGCAGGTCAGCAAACACATCTCCATGGCCGCCTGGCCCTTGACTTCTTGGGGTTTGCATTCCCCAATATCTGCTCTAACACCGCAGACCAGGGCTCCATAGCcaggcagggcagggggtggaATGGGCCATTGGGTGACAGCCTGATGTCAATTCCATGGGACCCATTGCCTCTCTCTGCTTTGAGGAGGGAAGTGGgaaaggcaggagaaagaaagaaaggcactGTGAGACGCCAGGTGGAGTTCTGGAGTCCCTGTCCCCTCTCTGCAACTTTTGAACAATTGTCACCTGTCACAGAGCAACTTCAGGGAAAGTGCTGAGCCAGGGCCCTGGGGGCAGGTGAAGAATAAAGTACACTTCAAGGAATCACCACTGTTTAGCGCTGGGAAGATGGAGATGGGGGCAGAGCGAGTCATTGGAGGGGCGCAGGAGCCCAGAGATGATGAGGTGAGCTGAGACGGGCTCTGGAGGGCTGTAGCCATTCAGCCGAAGTGTCCAAAGCTTGGCAGGCTATTTGGAGTGGTGAGCCGGACGAGACTGCTTGCTTTGTAAGCCAACTCACTGAGCTTTCCTTGATGAAAGCACTAAATCATGTGCCCTTGCTTGCCCAATCTCTTTAACCAATACCGTTTTCCACACCTTTGGCCACTCCTAAATGCTCTCTTGTAGCTTCTGGTAGATTCTGTGAATTGCATCCACCAGACTCTCCTCTTACCCTCcagttcctctctctctccacctcagCCTTCTAAGAGCTAGCGCTCATGGAATTTTTCCTCCTGTTACACCAT
Proteins encoded in this region:
- the IGFBP3 gene encoding insulin-like growth factor-binding protein 3, whose amino-acid sequence is MERARPALWAAALMALSLLSGPRATRAGVGAAGTGPVVRCEPCDARALEQCAPPPPAPACAELVREPGCGCCLTCALREGEPCGVYTERCGAGLRCQPPPGEPRPLQALLDGRGLCTNASAAGRLRAYLLHGAAASGNASESEEDQAAGSLENQSLLNTHRVPDAKFHPLHTKVDVIKKGHAKDSQRYKVDYESQSTDTQNFSSESKREMEYGPCRREMEDTLNHLKFLNVLSPRGIHIPNCDKKGFYKKKQCRPSKGRKRGFCWCVDKYGQPLPGYDAKGKGDVHCYTLESK